Within the Mus caroli chromosome 10, CAROLI_EIJ_v1.1, whole genome shotgun sequence genome, the region GCTGAGCCAAGGCAATCCAAGTACCCCTTCTCCATGGCAACCTATTACCCAGCCTGGGTCAGTGTACTGTGAGCATTCAAGGAGAGGACAAAAGAGGAAGCGCCAGGCAGAGAGTCCACAGGATGTGCAATCTTCAGAGCCAACCCAACCTCTAAAGAGATTGAAACGGGAGCAGCATGAACGAGAGCTTGGGTTTGAAGAGCCAGCCAAGGGTGAGAGAAGAAAAACCCATGTAGATACTGGATTACAGCTAAAGCCCACAGAGGGTATCAAAGTCTCTAGAGAAGTGGCTTTGAGTGATACAAAGTCTGTGGATGCGGGGAAAGGTCCCTATCTTCCTTATAGCACCATTGAAGTAGTTGAACAGAATTACTATAATGGAATGATGGCAAGCTTCTTGGTTTACCTTCAACCCAGTGGCTCAGGGATCTCAGATTCTCCTGGTTCTCACTGGATTCTACTGGATGCCTTAGAGAGGCTGAATGGCTGTGTGGATGGGGAGATCCATGCTTCTGCAACACCTCAAATCTCCACAGAAAGAGGCAGCAACAGCATTCTGCCCAATCAAATGCCATTTACCATGGTCAAAGCAAAAGCTCCAAAATATGCAGACAGGAGCACAGGGCTGGACCGAGGCCCTCTGATCACAGTGGACATGCAAAAGGAAATCAGTAGTGCTCTAGGCCCAGGGCCAAAAGATGAGATCTTGTGTCGTGCCTTCAAGATGGCAATTACTCGAGAAGACATGCGCACTCTGAGGGACACCCAGTGGCTCAATGACACAGTCATCAATTTTTACATGAATCTTCTCATGGCCAGAAACCAAACTGAAGGATACCCTGCACTTTTCGCCTTTAATACCTTACACCAAGTTACAGAATGGGGGCTACAGGTCAGTCAAAAGATGGACCAAGGCAGTAGACCTCTTTGAAAAGGAACTGATCCTGGTGCCGGTAAACCTGAATATGCACTGGAGCCTTGTGGTGACCTACATGAGAGAGAAGAGGATTGTCTACCTGGATTCCATGGGACACAAGAGACCAGAGGTCCTTGAGCTGATTTTCCACTATCTGCAGGAGGAGAGCAGAGCTAGAAGGAATGTGGACCTGAACCCTCTGGACTGGAAGCAGCACAGCATGCCAGCAGAGGAGATTCCTCAGCAGGGGACTATCAGTGACTGTGGCATATTTACCTGTCAATATGCAGATTACATCTCCAGAGGCCAACCCATCACCTTCTCTCAGCAGCACATGCCTCTGTTTAGGAAGAAGATGGTGTGGGAAATCCTGCACCAGTGCTTACTGGAGCCCCAGCCCACTGGCTGCTGAGGCAGCTCTGAAGCCTTTTGTGAATGGAGCCAAGGATTTCAAGCAGTGTGGGCTGAAGAGCCTGGAAACAGGTTCTGGTCTGTCAAGAGTGGGGGATGTCCCTCCTCTTTCTATGGAGTGCTAGCCTGGGACAAGGAAGAGCTGCCTCTGGAGCCATCTATAACATAGATGTGCCCACCACAAATTAGAAACTATTCAACCCGCACTGCACAGACTCACAAGCATACTGCTTTGAGGACTGTCTCTGGGTTGTATCTTTGATGTACACAGGGGGTCTTCAGTAGGTTTCCTACCGTTTTTGCTGTTTCTGTTCCTAAGTTTTAGCTAATTGGAAGTGGATGTTTCCAGAGGTTTTTAGAGTTTAATCCTCACTGTTTTACAGCATTGTACTTGTACAATGGGGCTCTGGAACCTAGACTCCCAGCCCATTATGGACTATTGATAAAAGTGGCATAGATATTTCAAGAACTTTTTGCCTTGAACTAAGGGCATATACCTCATCCTTGGAAGTTGTGTGAAGTGATTTTATAGCTAAATGTGCCTTTTAATCTCAGAAGACTTTGAGTATAAGTCTCACCCTTGTGGGTGCTCTAAATAAATTCCTATTCCAAAAATATTCAACTTCAAGATATTattctaaatgttttccttgtatATAGTAAgctgaaattaaatatttcatctttaatGTATTCTACAACCTTATCCACCTTCCTAGTTAGACTTAGTGATTCTTAG harbors:
- the LOC110302763 gene encoding LOW QUALITY PROTEIN: sentrin-specific protease 2-like (The sequence of the model RefSeq protein was modified relative to this genomic sequence to represent the inferred CDS: inserted 2 bases in 1 codon), whose protein sequence is MSSVDNTSSTSLHDPSSMETTTSEPSPTGWPMCTVTWTSESCATTESQQLSQGNPSTPSPWQPITQPGSVYCEHSRRGQKRKRQAESPQDVQSSEPTQPLKRLKREQHERELGFEEPAKGERRKTHVDTGLQLKPTEGIKVSREVALSDTKSVDAGKGPYLPYSTIEVVEQNYYNGMMASFLVYLQPSGSGISDSPGSHWILLDALERLNGCVDGEIHASATPQISTERGSNSILPNQMPFTMVKAKAPKYADRSTGLDRGPLITVDMQKEISSALGPGPKDEILCRAFKMAITREDMRTLRDTQWLNDTVINFYMNLLMARNQTEGYPALFAFNTXYTKLQNGGYRSVKRWTKAVDLFEKELILVPVNLNMHWSLVVTYMREKRIVYLDSMGHKRPEVLELIFHYLQEESRARRNVDLNPLDWKQHSMPAEEIPQQGTISDCGIFTCQYADYISRGQPITFSQQHMPLFRKKMVWEILHQCLLEPQPTGC